Below is a genomic region from Sander vitreus isolate 19-12246 chromosome 15, sanVit1, whole genome shotgun sequence.
taaactatatatttttctataagaaaacacacaggccaagttgttttttcacactttgtACTTAAGAAGGAATAAATATAGAATGTTCTACTGCTTTTATTGCTTGTTTTCACTAAGGTTTTGTTTTGGGTGTTGACCTGTGAACCCTGTAAACTACTTTTAGTTGAAGGGTCTCAACATTGCAGGTTCCGGAAGACAACTGGTAAGATGAATTTACCTCCTTGCACCATCTTCAATAGTTTCTCCAGGTTGAACTTTGCCCCCAAACCCATTCCATTTCCCAGCCCCAAATCCTCTCTTCTTCATGCCGAGCAGCACTCTGCCCGGCTGGACCACCAGCACCAGGGTCAGCAGCTTGGAGCTCAACATCTCTCCTGTCTGAGAGGAATATAGGAAATTAGTTAGGCTATAAACACAATGTAAACACTGCCTAAAGCAACATAGCAAATTATCTTTACTGTATGCGTACAGTTAGCGCTGCGTTAACATATTCACCTCCTCAATGTATTGCTGTGTCCCGAAAAAATGacgaatgaaaaaaagaagttgttgaataaaaacaagACGTTGAATTACTCCCGCGCGCAGCACTCCAGACGTCGTCACATGACGTGCTGATGTGTAGGAGCAGGGATTGGTCTGATCAACGTCAGACTGGATCCACGAGTACCATCATTTGCTGAAAGATCAGTGGGAATGTGTTACATTGAAATATGTTCGGCTAGAAACTACCAATGTGTCCTCCAGTcgaaccatggatgtattattatattgattCACTTCACTTTACACTCCTGTTAATTTAAGACGATCCACGATGTGATAAAAGCATGCAAAAATATTTAgaaatattgtataaataatataatgtgACAATATAGTATGACTAATTtaaaaaatttcaaaataattgAATTGTAAGTTTGTTTTCTTGTGATTATCATCACTAACATCATGATGGAGTTTTAGATAGTACTTCTActagcattattattattaataataataataataataataataataataataataatactattaaACTATTTTAATAGCACCAGGAATAATTAGAAATGCTGGAAATTACATAAATCAAGATAGGATATGATATGATAATATATAAGATTAAACTTTATTGCTTTCCAGAGAAGAAATTTCCATTACAGTAGTCCAATGAACAATCTAAAGACATAGGAAACAGATAAACATTAACCATGTAGTTCCTTAATTTTTTATTCtaagaaagaaaatagaaaatacaataaataaaaggtattgaaaatgaacaacaataatacacaaattaaataaaagaaatatatttttcatagaTAAATCAAAGTCTAGCTAAATACGTGCATGATTTCCTTAGGCCCTTAATAGAAAATTACTTTATCACAGTAGTGTTGGTGGGACGTGATGAATACttgaaaaacagtttctatgtttaaaaaaaaacttttgttcCCTGTGAtactcatggatgtatttagagATTGATACTGAGCTGAACGAAACATGACTATATCCCAGGTAGGAACTGTTgttgtcgtcgtcgtcgtcgtcgtcagTGTTTTGCAGGAAGGGGACATATAAGTTTATTTCGACGCAGGCGCAGTTTACCATACGCTCCACGAGCTTGCCCGGTTCTCATACTAATAAAAACCCATGGCCTACCCTAGTCAAAAAATGTGGTGCTTTTCCTTGCAGAGGAGATCTCTCCACTCCTCGTCATGTTTAATGAAGAAGTTAAAGGGTAAAACTCCCGCCGAGCAGCGCTGGCTGCAGCGGCAGCTCAAAGACCCGTATGTCAAAGCTTCTCACGCACAAAACTTCCGGTGCAGAAGTGCCTTCAAACTGCTGGAGATAGATGACAAGTTCAGGCTTTTACAGCCTGGATGTAGTGTGGTGGACTGCGGAGCTGCACCTGGAGCCTGGAGCCAGGTGGCGGTCCAGAGAGTCAACTCCGCCGGGACAGCTGAGGGAGGTGAGGTCCATACAGGAGTGGACAAAATAACCGGGACACAGACAGTTTGATACAATACTAAAGCAGTATTGTGAAGCTTGTGATCTTCAGGTTTTGTTGAGGCTATGTCAGAGAGAAGTCATGATTCAGTTCATCATACTGTATTGTGTTTCTATCTATTTTGTTCATCTCAGTTCATTTAGGTTTGAAGTACTGTGAAATGCCTACCCTCCTTAAATTAGTAGGGCCTTGCTGAGGTTTATTGGAGAAGTTGTTCTACATTATCTTTTATTTGAGCTTTTATGTATTAATCGATCCTTATAAATGTCACAATTCTTGCAGTGTTTTGActttaataagaaaaatataaatatccGTCACTGCTGTCGTTTGTGGAGGAATGAATAATACTGAAGAAACTATTGGACAGTTTTTTCAAGAAAACCAAGTTCATTGACTAAAATAGGAGCTTGTTATGGACATTATATGGACAATCATATATTTGACTCAATACAGAAaatttgctctttttttctccaaatttgGTATGACTTTTTAGTCAGTGTCTGCCCATCCTTGTTGTAATCATGTAATATGCTGTTATTGTGGTACTGTATGTCGGAGTTTATGGCCAGTAAAGGAACAACAATACTACCACAGTTTAAAAGGCTGGAGCTTCAGTAAGTTATAAATGATGGACACACGTTTTCAAATGTTTGGAACATCCTTATTGTGTTATCATTATAAGACTAATAAAAACAGAGTTTTTTCACCAAATAATCATTAAATAATAATGTGCAGCCGTGAGAGACTCATTTTACGAGTTTTAGCGTTATAAAGCATCGCTGTACTTTACAGTTGGGATAGCCTctaaacattacacacagatgCAAATCAGAGAGCCACATCAATGTTCTGCAGTTTTGTAGTATCTGAGGACATTGAACATAATGTAAAAGTATGCTTTAAAGTAGTTGACTCAGCTGATACCAAGTGTTCTTGCATGTTTTAGTCCATGTAATACAAATCCTGTATTCCTTACCCAACTgctaattagattttttttaatgttttagacTTAGATTTTTCCCCCCCGACCTTGCAGTCCGCCTCTGGTTTCCATTTACTTCATTAAAAATCCACATGCAAACACTTGTAACAATAACTATCATGTCTGCATTTAGTCTGGTCAAAGTTGTATTATTGTTGCTTGTAAGTGTAGATTGTTTTGAAAAGTCTCCACTAAATTACAACACAACAATTAAAAAAGCAGAAGGTATGTTAAATGTGATGGATTAGCATTCTCAAGGGCCTTTAGAAACAAGTAGATTTTCATTCAAACTAATGGAAACTACTGACAACTTAGAAGATAGGAACTTGGcataaaaacatttgaagcAGTTTGGTtagcagaaatatatatataatgttgctaaagaaatgcaacaaaacaacaaccgGTATGGTAATTTCTATATTAATATTAACTTTGAGTAATATTAGTCTAACAGTTAAGTATAGGATGCTTTAATGCATTTtggaagatttatttatttgttccaCAGGGAAAGAAGTAACAGCTAACAGACTATTCAGTTAGGGAATATGACCCCGTTCTATTTAACCAAATAGGTAATGCTATGTTATAATTAGTTCTTATCTGTGTTGAAATACCTGCACTTTATCACCTTTTGATTTGTGTTACATTACCACACTGCTGTGTCAGCCCACGGTACATAAAATTTGATGGAAGAAACATAATATTTCCTTGTAAATACAGTTGAAATATTTTCTTTGCTAGATGCAGTGTTACCACATGGTACAGTTGTTGGCATTGATTTGCTGAACATACCACCTCTGGACGGTGCCCACTTCCTGTCCAGTCATGATGTCACCGACCCTGTCACGCACACcaagctgctggagctgctccccaaCGGCCAGGCTCATGTCATCCTGAGCGACATGGCACCCAATGCCAGCGGGTTCCGGGAAATGGACCATGAGAAACTCATCACAATGTGTTTTTCATTGATAGACTTGGCTGAGAAAATTTTACAGCCGGGGGGCTCTTTGGTTTGTAAATACTGGGACGGGATCCTCGCTCATAAACTTCAGAAGAAACTCTCAAGTGTGTTCAGTAGTGTTCAGACTTTAAAGCCAAATGCCAGCAGGAAAGATTCAGCTGAGCGATATTTCCTCGCTAGAATGTACAGAAAGCCAGTAAAAGGATAAtagttgtcttttatttttctgatgTGTATCCTGAAATGATCAATTTGTCCAAATTAGATGTTTTCTGGAGATTCACAGACTCTGTTTGATGAGTAAACATGAATAAGAGGCTTGCTTAGTAACTTTGATCAAAAGGTGGCACTGTTGAGGCATCAGTGAGGTTCACAGCTGcaggcacagacacatgcaAACTTAACACAGTAGCAGCAGTGAATCAGTAAAATGTTAAATCTATGCAAGAATCATCAGGGTGATATTCCTCAAGAGCCCAATGCTGTGTGTTCTCTCTGAAGTTATTGTTTGCCCCACAGTGTTTGTTCTACACAGTCAGTTTGGTATTTGCTTTGTTGCAAAAAGTAATTTACCAGTGCTGCTTATGCTAATAATTTGCACTGCCAGCCATGTAGCAATATGCAATCATTCTCTCATTGAGAGCTTATGAAGGAACAACCTCATACAGAGTCACATACAAGATGACTAATGGGAAGAGGGATGATACTGAAGCTTGGCACGATGCAAGTGTTGTCAGGCTCTGCTCTCTGACTGTGCAGAGATGTCCATTTCCTGTGAAAATATTTTCAGCCCAGTAGACCGATTTTCTTCAAAGATTCTTCTTTGAATCCCTGTGTTGGAAACTTtggaatgtatttttgtttgtttctgttctttttcaTACTGATTTGATTCTGGTCTGACCAGAGTTCAGAAACACTGGTATTGAAATAAAGGGATGTTTCTGCCAAAGCTGCATTGTAAAAGACACAACTCATATATTTGATGATCATCACAGATATCTATATAGGGATTCACACTATGGCCTTGCAAATACAACATTGTCTACAATGTCATGTACATAGTTCTTCATTGACTTGCAGTGACTCCATCCATCAGAGGCGTAGCACAAACATTTGTGCATAGGCCCTCTCAGTTGGCCCCCTTCTCTTTTTAATACATAATTTGTCATGCATGTACAAATagtttttggggcattttatgcCTTAATTATAGTCAACAGTAGAAAAATGACATGCAGGACAAAGAGAGATGGGAAATGGCACCCTTTGTACAAATAACGGACTAAAAAACACCAGCATTCTTAAGGTGGATTTATGGTTGTACATAGGCTCTATGCAGAGCCcacgccgtagcctacgtaagtggcctacGCCGTTGAGAggatttatacttgtgcgctggtgtgtttGCATCGTTCTAGCGTATctttttaagagaatagcagagtcggtgtgtgtgcatggggagTGTGGTAGAGCGAATGAGAGAGTGATAGGGgttagctttggagcgagtaccAACTCCGACATGGGAgatggagaaacaaagtgtctcccctgtgctttctgaccacggtcggagAAGGAGAACCTGTAAATGAGAGGGAAATGAGGGAAATTCGATGCTACCAAGCTACGGCCAAGTGGACCAATTACAGTTGTTGCGTTCTGCATCGCCGCaacatgtagttacatttctggAGAGGTGCACTTCAGGCTAAGGCGTAGGGTCCGTACCTACATACTGTACGTACCTACGACGTAAATTctcagaaccataaatcagaaTTTAGTTGTAATAAGTAATGACCTTTTTTGTTCCTCTTTTAAGCTTATATTACTCACATCTGAGATACTTTTACTGAGGTTTGGTTGGAGCTGGAATATAATGCTTGCTGTATTTCATAATAAAAGACAAGTAAACAAGACTTTACAGGAGTCATGTTTTACATTGCTAGCTAGTGTTCACTCTTCAATGCTTTCAGTGTTAACCACTGCAAATAGATGCTTGATAACTTTTAGGAGCCACTTTATGGGTTCACCTTGTCTCACATccacagtaataataatacaaataataatacattttatttaatggtGCCTTTTATGGAACTCAAGGTCGCCTTACATCACGTAAGATCAGTGCTAAAACAATAAGCAACAAAGCAGCAGTTATAAAACATAGTTTAACATATTAAGTCATTTCTGACCTATGCTCCGTTGCTTCTTATCAACAGAGCATAGGTCGGCAATGAGTTAAGATCGGTATAAAATAAGATGCTGTTCTTGCAGTTAAAGTGAGTAAGCTAGTTTAAAAATGGTTTTAGAGCAGTTTTGAATTCTGTAATGGAGTCCAGTATGCAGATGTGAGGGGGAGTTCCAAAGTTTGGGTGCAGCATGGGAGAAGGCCTTGGCACCCATTGTGCTGAGGTTGATGGCTGGCAGTAGACCTGCTGATGAAGACCGCAGGCAGCGGGAGGTCTTGAGGTCTGTGAGATAAGCAGGGGAAAGATTAAGAAGAGCtttaaatgttaataataaGACATGGGAATATGGAGGGAAGAGAAACGCTTAATTTATCAACAAGCTAAGCTTTGGGGGAGACAACAAGAGGCTTCAATATTGTTTTAGATACAAAGAATAGTCTATCAAACTAGCTTCTTTAGCCACCAATACTAATTTACTATTGAGGctaaaacagcttttttttaaattccaggCTTCTCAAGTGCCCTCCCTATGTCTTGTACCCCAGTACTTTGTTCCACTATTCCCCTTTGAGACCCCTGCTGCCATTCACAGATTAATAACAGGGGTCATAATCAACAGTTAAAGGATCTTAGACTATGTGTTATGAATGCTGTGCAAAATGCTTGGAAATAACCTTTTGAGAAGAGGTAAATATACATCTGTATTGTTCTTATATTTAAGAAGTATGGAAGTCAATAagtatttttattaaattggctatttttattattacctTTTCCATCTGAATACGTTTCCCATTGCGTAACATGTAAAATCATAATTCTTATGAAAATGAACCTTCTCAAATTACTAAtaaattatcattttatttcaaatcTGATAATTTCTAACTAGATTTTTAAAGtctatttatttcacaaaatgaaaatgaagctTAATCAAGACTGAATTTGCATTTAGAGATAGCTCACATGCTATTTAGCCTTTCTGTCTCAGGAGTGATGAGGAATACAGTTTAAACTGAAACATTCATGCCTCTTGGTTAAATAAACTGCAGAGAAGGGGGGGGCTGACCTCTAAATATGATTATTTGCAATGAATGGGAGCAGCCATGCCTGTTGATGAAGATGATAGTGAAAGATGTGAACAGATGACCAATTTTACTTCTCATTACTCGTTGACTATTCAGCCCTTTGCTATTTagattcaaattatttcaaaattACTGTGGGATTTATGTAAATTCCACCAGGAGCTGAGCAGTCAGAAAGCCGCAGATTTTAAATTCAGATTTGACACTGAGATGCTTGTAATCGACTTCACTTGAAAACAAATCTGGGGCACAAAAACCTCCTTGAAGTACTTGTTGGatatgtttgtgtctctctaATAGTGCAATGCTATTTAGGATACCAAAGGTGACGCATGCTAATATCCCCCATACAACAGCTTATATAGCTGgtaaaaaacttaaaatatcACGAAGTTCCTTCTTTTGTTTATGTGTAAGAtctgatgtgtaagatgagttATGATCAAATTATAAGGATGAAGAGGAGCATAATCAGCTGCCACTTAGTGTCACCTTAATCAGGTGTTACACGGGACTCTGTGCATAAACAGTCTTTGGGAGGAAGTTGCTTCTTATTACAGGTTATTATAAATACAATTGTGAGTTCTTAATAGATACATCTGCGTCACCCTGCCTGCTCTGACGTTATTTGCTCTGGTGTCAAAGACCTACAGAAGACATACAATTAGAAAAGCTCAGAGTTGATTTTTTCCCCTGCATGCATGCTTTTGTATGGCTGCTGGACTTTGGAATGATTTAGAAAATGTCTTCGTTTTCAGATGCAAACTAGCAAATGATGTTCATGAGATGCAACAAAACTCTGGTACATTTTGTAAAGAAGGActgtttcctttttaaatgtttgctccatctcaataataaaaaacaaacagtctcTCTAATATCAACACAGTGGAAGTCTCAAATTGACAGGAAATTAAAGAAATGGTAATATCATTTCTAACCACTGTGCCATTCATTCCCTTGGCTGACCTGAGCTGCCAAAATGGATTGCTCGTCTGACAATATTCATCATTCCCTGAGTCCTTCCCCGAATGTAAGCAGACTGAGCCAAGCAGGCATTCACTGACACAAAGTAATGACTACTATTATGATGATAATTTCATACCATCTTCACAGCTAAATGAATCTGAAATCTCAGGATGGTATGTCGACTGCAACTCTTTTTATTGGTGCCACTTTCAGTTTATGATGGCGATGTTTTGGCAAGCCATTTGACATAATGGCACTGGGAAAGCCTGTAAACAACTGAGTTCCTCAGAAAATGTGGGAGTTTAAAATGAAGCATGCAATTAAAATATTCATGCCTGTTCAAACATGATGATGGAGCCATAGCGCTCCAGTGCATCTCACACCATAACACATTAAAGTttgccaaaacaaattccaggTATTTTGTTTCTACCTCTCTGGCACTATCATACAAAAGGACACATGTCAGTGAATAATCAAACAATCTCCTCTtgatctttgcttttttttttgaggtTGAGTCAGTCCTGTGGAAAAATGTCAGGAACATTATTGCAAACAGGGTGAAGGATGGTTGTGGGAGGAGGGTTAAAGGGACAAGGGAGAAACAAAACAGGCTACAGAGAACAAACAACGCACAGGTTGCACTCAGTGGCACCTTTTTGCATTATCATATCAGCTAAAGCTGACATTTACTATGGAAAGTGACTGTAGATGGAAACTGAAAGCTAATAACCTTATGTTAACATTCTCCCAATGTGGATTCCCTTCAGGTCTTTTTACATTCAAAGGTTTTGGCAAAGAACGGAGGAGGATTATGTACAGTGTTGCGCCTTTCTTTTGTCAGCACCATCATTTTTATACTGTCTTCTTTGCATTTGCACACAGCTTTTTCTTCCATTGATAAACTAGCTAGTCACTATTAGTAATTGCAGTACTTAGGTCGAAGCTCATCAAACATCAAGGCTTAAAGTGGCAGCTCTCTTTTTCAAACTCTTTAAAACTGAGTATAGCTTAAAACCCCCTGGAGCTCATGAATAATAATGCTTCATTATCATCACCAGCTACACTTTAAAGACCAGAAAGAAAGACCAGTTATCAGTCTTTGTAAACACTTCAAGCGTCTGTAATGGGTAGATCTTAATATCATGTTTCCTATATGAATCAGCTATCGGGTAGTGAGGAGAATGATCCCCCTCCTTGTTTCTTGTGAAGACACTGTCCGTTTCTTATCTGCGTTACCCAGATGACTTGTGTTGTCAAGATGCGATCAGTATACGTCATTTACAACCTTTTGCAGTTTGTGAATCGAGAGGAAGACAGTGGAGTTTGTAGTTAGAATCAACTTCAAATAAGAGAAGAAAACCAGGTTTTAAACTAGAAAAGCTTATCTGGACTGGTCCCAGTTATCGACATCAAAGTCTGAAGCACTGCCATTTTGGATTATGCAACTTTATCCTGCAATTAATATCTAAATCTTTAATCATctccaggggcgattctaggatcagacctttaagggggctcagcccctaatgagaatgtgataCGGATActgtgccttgcaaaagtgttaactcCCCCTgttaaatcagtaatttcattagccgataatctctgagactgaacaacaacgtcagctaaagtttttttacactattaacactacgatggaactaaacctgacactttataagtcacagtaatgaCAACCAATTAGACacaacattcagcaattttagtggAGGGAGTCTGGCACATCctcctccgattggccaacactacgtttctgttaaccctttccttgactgggttacaggtgcatagcattggaGACAgccacacaggatattaaacctgtttcaagccctttgaacctgtgattgtttgtcctctgtcactaacagacacgtTCGTAAACTCTAAGTTGAAGCACtacaattgattaaaaaaaaataaaaaaaaaaagtcttcattATTagaatttttaggggggctgagattaAATTTAGGGGgtgcttgagcccccctaaaaaagggtctaaaatcggcAATGATCATCTCACATCATCTCAGAACAAACTGGTCATTGGCTCATGGATCATGATGGTGAAGCCACTGCAAAGAACTGAAGTGAGACTCAAAATGCTGCATTAAAGCTGCTGTTGGTAACTTTGAGAGAACCACCTCCCTCCtttcccctcccttcctctctgctGCACTTCAGCCCTGCTTGAATTTATTTAGACTCAAACAACCTGTCTAttatatttcactcaaaaacgAGAGGGTCATGTGCAAATCTTCACACTGATAACCAAGGAACACTTTCCTGctcatttctttcattagtagTTGTCTTAAGATGAAATAAAGGGAACATTAACACGTGTACACGTGTTACTGATATAGATTTGTCATTTGTAAATTCAGGATTTCATCACAATGCAATATCTGGAACCAATCTTACACGTTGTTTTTGTAATTATGGTCTTAATTTTGAGATGTCTGTGAGACTTCAATGTGTAATAAATCTAATCTCATCAATCTCAATCTTCATTTTAATCCAACTCAACTACATTGTACCAATTTGTACGACATGTGTATCAATTTCAATCAGGAGGCAAAAACTTTAACTGtatctttaaatatatataatttcaacTGGAAATGTATTATCTTAAATTATCTCATCTCTATAGATTATGTATTCGAGGGAAAAAATTAATGCATGCAATGGAATTCTCAACAACATAAATGACATTTCAGATGGTACAAAAATCCTCTTACTATGAGTAGTTCCGAAAGCTTTGAGGGATCTTTCCTTCTGTTCCCACACAGCTTGGGCTGGGTAAAAAGAACACAAATGTTGtgactttaaaaaatatatttttgactTCATTTTGATAGTGGATAGTAGAGAggtgacaggaaatgaggggagagagatAAGGAATGTCATGCAACAAAAATCCCAGGGCATATTTGAtatttataaataaacttgactttaGTTGACATGGCTGCAACAATAGCAATGTTCTTTATTTTACATCACCGCTGTTCCACTGTGTTTAATGGGTGTGGGGCATTTTTCATACCTTACCTTTAagaaacattgtttttgtgctgGTTCTTAGTGAACAAAGCAAGAAAAGCCTTATCATCATTCTGATGAGTCATTATTGTTGCAGAACAGCAGAACTACATGCATGCAACATTTCTCAGTTTAAGCGCTATGTGCAAAGAGCAGAACGATGGATTCtcagttttaattgttttttgttttcttttccatttaATTAACTTGTCATGGGACAGGTGGGGCCGATCTGCTTGCTGGTGGattgaaaaataagaaaatacatcTGGGAATAAAGACTGGGGCAGAAGACAGATGGTGCAAGGGCTAATTGTATGACATCTTACTTCATGCTGTTTAGATATTTACATATTGGACAGAGGAGCTGTATTTCAGCTCAGGCAAAATGTTAAAGTGGCTGAATGGCAAAAAAccctaaaaatgtaataacaattttATAAACCACTTCTTTTTTAC
It encodes:
- the mrm2 gene encoding rRNA methyltransferase 2, mitochondrial, which encodes MAYPSQKMWCFSLQRRSLHSSSCLMKKLKGKTPAEQRWLQRQLKDPYVKASHAQNFRCRSAFKLLEIDDKFRLLQPGCSVVDCGAAPGAWSQVAVQRVNSAGTAEGDAVLPHGTVVGIDLLNIPPLDGAHFLSSHDVTDPVTHTKLLELLPNGQAHVILSDMAPNASGFREMDHEKLITMCFSLIDLAEKILQPGGSLVCKYWDGILAHKLQKKLSSVFSSVQTLKPNASRKDSAERYFLARMYRKPVKG